Proteins encoded in a region of the Dreissena polymorpha isolate Duluth1 chromosome 6, UMN_Dpol_1.0, whole genome shotgun sequence genome:
- the LOC127835055 gene encoding uncharacterized protein LOC127835055 — protein MSKLTDLTKQTHTFGDTKLKNLIRTLIFLVALTNDALGNANTGTLDDLNKKLWALEKSYSTRISHLEEKLATKVNDVLKLEDTVRRLEETLEAMVTRIEPPGSRIHTIKKRQKDVIPAFSVYLAHNSLLDAGQIIMFDQVTTNEANGYSVQTGIFTCPMAGLYLFSFQVMVSGEAEHAEMGAWVDLMVNAQNTEDGAVDAFHLHQEL, from the exons ATGAGCAAGCTAACGGACCTCACTAAACAGACACATACATTTGGTGACACTAAACTAAAAAATTTGATTCGAACATTGATATTTCTCGTCGCTCTTACTAACGATGCATTGGGCAACGCCAATACAGGGACGCTGGATGACCTCAATAAAAAGCTTTGGGCATTAGAGAAATCGTACAG CACTCGGATTTCCCACCTGGAAGAAAAATTAGCAACAAAGGTGAACGATGTACTGAAACTGGAAGATACTGTTCGAAGGCTAGAAGAAACACTAGAGGCTATGGTAACAAGGATTGAACCCCCTGGGTCCAGAATACACACAATCAAAAAGAGACAAAAAG ACGTCATACCTGCGTTCTCCGTGTACCTTGCTCACAACAGTCTTTTGGACGCAGGACAGATTATTATGTTTGACCAG GTAACTACCAATGAAGCAAACGGGTACAGCGTTCAAACGGGAATTTTCACCTGCCCTATGGCGGGCCTCTACCTGTTTTCATTCCAGGTCATGGTCTCGGGTGAGGCGGAACACGCTGAGATGGGTGCCTGGGTGGAcctgatg